In Halalkalibaculum roseum, a single window of DNA contains:
- a CDS encoding helix-turn-helix domain-containing protein: protein MVATKRYVKYMVSLRCKMILKEELGKAGIKYSISPHGAVEFHDGTTQAQLDRLNNNLLKSGLELLDENDSMLIDRIITTIIEVVHYSDQLPNLSFEDIIGRNLQSGSESILKIFSDVKGISVMQFIIIQKIERIKEYLLYDDLSLLAIAEKLRYKNEHYLTAQFKKHTGLSPGYFKDLKAERMSNLPQT from the coding sequence ATGGTAGCTACAAAACGCTATGTAAAATACATGGTGAGTCTTAGGTGCAAAATGATACTAAAAGAGGAGCTCGGTAAAGCCGGCATTAAGTACTCCATTTCACCGCATGGTGCCGTAGAGTTTCATGACGGAACCACTCAGGCGCAACTTGATCGCCTGAATAATAATCTGTTAAAATCAGGCTTAGAATTGTTGGATGAAAATGACAGTATGCTTATTGATCGCATCATTACTACGATCATCGAAGTGGTCCATTATTCCGATCAGCTGCCAAACCTGAGTTTTGAAGATATCATTGGTAGAAACCTGCAATCGGGAAGTGAATCGATATTAAAGATCTTTTCTGATGTAAAAGGGATCTCCGTTATGCAATTTATTATTATCCAAAAAATTGAGCGTATCAAGGAGTATCTGCTGTATGATGATTTATCATTGTTGGCAATAGCTGAAAAACTTCGCTACAAAAACGAACACTACTTAACGGCTCAATTCAAAAAACATACCGGACTGTCTCCGGGCTATTTTAAGGATTTAAAGGCAGAACGCATGAGTAATTTACCCCAGACATAG